The Micromonospora krabiensis genome window below encodes:
- the rnpA gene encoding ribonuclease P protein component gives MLAAAQRLRRSTDFAAAVRGGRRVGRGAVVVHLTVPVVPDNATTTSPEPARPTDAEDTSASSRAGFVVSKAVGPAVVRNRVRRRLRHLVRERLAGLPAGSTLVVRALPAAADASYARLAADLDAALVAARAPAGDAGDRPRGRLPAP, from the coding sequence GTGCTGGCGGCCGCACAACGACTGCGGCGCAGCACTGACTTCGCCGCAGCGGTCCGCGGTGGCCGTCGCGTCGGCCGTGGCGCCGTCGTGGTCCACCTGACTGTGCCGGTCGTCCCCGACAACGCGACAACGACCTCGCCGGAGCCGGCGCGGCCCACCGATGCGGAGGACACCTCCGCATCGAGCCGCGCCGGCTTCGTCGTGTCCAAGGCCGTCGGGCCCGCCGTGGTCCGCAACCGCGTCCGCCGTCGGCTCCGGCACCTCGTCCGGGAGCGGCTGGCCGGGCTCCCGGCGGGCAGCACCCTCGTCGTCCGTGCCCTGCCGGCGGCCGCCGACGCGTCGTACGCCCGACTCGCCGCCGATCTCGACGCGGCGCTCGTCGCGGCCCGGGCCCCCGCGGGCGACGCCGGTGACCGCCCACGCGGCCGGCTCCCGGCCCCGTAG
- the rpmH gene encoding 50S ribosomal protein L34: MSKRTYQPNNRRRAKTHGFRLRMRTRAGRAILSNRRAKGRTTLSA, encoded by the coding sequence GTGAGCAAGCGCACCTACCAGCCGAACAACCGCCGGCGCGCGAAGACCCACGGCTTCCGGCTGCGCATGCGCACCCGCGCTGGCCGTGCCATCCTCTCGAACCGCCGCGCCAAGGGTCGCACCACCCTGTCGGCCTGA
- the yidD gene encoding membrane protein insertion efficiency factor YidD, protein MLIGPIIAYRRWISPALPARCRFYPSCSAYALEAVERHGAVRGIGLAVRRLLRCHPFHPGGHDPVPEPGGHRRADLTGA, encoded by the coding sequence GTGCTGATCGGGCCCATCATCGCGTACCGTCGGTGGATAAGTCCGGCACTGCCGGCCCGCTGTCGGTTCTACCCGTCGTGCAGTGCGTACGCCCTCGAGGCGGTGGAACGGCACGGCGCGGTCCGCGGGATCGGCCTGGCGGTCCGGCGGTTGTTGCGCTGCCACCCCTTCCACCCAGGTGGACACGACCCGGTGCCGGAGCCGGGCGGTCACCGCCGTGCCGATCTGACTGGAGCCTGA
- the rsmG gene encoding 16S rRNA (guanine(527)-N(7))-methyltransferase RsmG translates to MAGAARTLFGDRLDLAAAYAELLATDGVVRGLIGPREAPRIWDRHLLNCAAVAERISEGATVLDVGSGAGLPGLVLAIARPDLTVTLIEPLARRTSFLIEAVERLGLAKTVRVFRGRAEEAATGASGVGPLSGDVVTARAVAPLDRLAAWCLPLAVAGGRLVALKGASATEEITEHAVTVAKLGGGEPTVHRCGVDVIDPPTTVVEIVRERMVGPARPKAAKKSRGGRSRRR, encoded by the coding sequence CTGGCCGGTGCGGCCCGTACCCTCTTCGGCGACCGTCTCGACCTCGCCGCCGCGTACGCGGAGCTGTTGGCGACCGACGGAGTGGTCCGCGGGCTGATCGGCCCCCGGGAGGCGCCCCGGATCTGGGACCGCCATCTGCTGAACTGCGCGGCGGTGGCCGAGCGGATCTCCGAGGGCGCCACCGTGCTGGACGTCGGCTCCGGTGCCGGCCTGCCGGGGCTGGTGCTGGCGATCGCGCGGCCCGACCTGACCGTCACCCTGATCGAACCGCTGGCCCGGCGTACCTCCTTCCTCATCGAGGCCGTCGAGCGGCTCGGTCTGGCGAAGACCGTGCGGGTCTTCCGCGGCCGCGCGGAGGAGGCCGCCACCGGCGCGTCGGGTGTCGGCCCGCTGAGCGGGGACGTGGTCACCGCCCGCGCGGTGGCCCCACTGGACCGGCTCGCCGCCTGGTGCCTACCGCTCGCCGTGGCCGGCGGACGACTCGTCGCGCTGAAGGGCGCCTCGGCGACCGAGGAGATCACCGAGCACGCGGTGACGGTGGCCAAGCTCGGCGGTGGCGAGCCGACGGTGCACCGCTGTGGTGTGGACGTCATCGACCCGCCCACCACCGTCGTGGAGATCGTGCGGGAACGGATGGTGGGGCCGGCTCGCCCGAAGGCCGCGAAGAAGTCGCGGGGCGGCCGGTCCCGTCGACGGTGA
- a CDS encoding Jag family protein, with protein MTDTSIPRADQSLDEEGTAPIAANGDTDVDTEPEETEGEAGREKKAPAESDLFRQSEIAADYVEGLLDILDYDGDIDELVSGGRPVVEVVGGRLQSLVGQRGATLEALQELTRLAVFRQTGTPSRLLLDVGGYRANRRKELAAVAKNAVEKVKEYGEAVRLEPMSAFERKCVHDVVNAMSGVESESEGVEPNRRIVVRPVD; from the coding sequence GTGACCGACACCAGCATCCCCCGCGCCGACCAGTCCCTGGACGAGGAGGGGACCGCCCCGATCGCGGCGAACGGCGACACCGACGTCGACACCGAGCCTGAGGAGACCGAGGGCGAGGCGGGTCGGGAGAAGAAGGCCCCGGCCGAGAGCGACCTGTTCCGGCAGAGCGAGATCGCCGCCGACTACGTCGAGGGCCTGCTCGACATCCTCGACTACGACGGTGACATCGACGAGCTGGTCTCGGGCGGACGGCCCGTGGTCGAGGTCGTCGGCGGCCGGCTGCAGAGCCTGGTCGGCCAGCGTGGCGCCACCCTGGAGGCGCTCCAGGAGCTGACCCGGCTCGCGGTGTTCCGGCAGACCGGCACCCCCAGCCGGCTGCTGCTCGACGTCGGCGGCTACCGGGCCAACCGGCGCAAGGAGCTCGCCGCGGTGGCCAAGAACGCGGTGGAGAAGGTCAAGGAGTACGGCGAGGCCGTCCGCCTGGAGCCGATGTCCGCCTTCGAACGCAAGTGCGTGCACGACGTCGTCAACGCGATGAGCGGCGTGGAGAGCGAGTCGGAGGGCGTCGAGCCGAACCGGCGAATCGTCGTCCGGCCGGTGGACTGA
- the dnaN gene encoding DNA polymerase III subunit beta: protein MKFRVERDALAEAVAWTAKSLPNRPSVPVLAGVMLRVTDGNLQVSGFDYEVSSQVTVEVQGDADGAALVSGRLLAEITKALPAKPVDIAAVGAHLELVCGSARFTLPTMPVEDYPSLPEMPESAGTVDAAAFAAAVAQVAVAAGRDETLPMMTGVRIELSGSTLAMLATDRYRLALREIQWNPDDPDISLNALVPARTLHDTAKALGPLGGEVTMALAAGGAGEGMIGFSGGTRRTTSRLLDGANYPPVRSLFPNSHNAEARVSVSTLIEVVKRVALVAERTTPVLLSFSTDGLVVEAGGSEEARASEAMEATFTGDALTIGFNPQYLIDGLSNLGAQTAMLSFVDAFKPAVISPAGEDGEVIPGYRYLIMPIRVSR, encoded by the coding sequence ATGAAGTTCCGAGTGGAGCGCGACGCGCTCGCCGAGGCCGTGGCCTGGACCGCGAAGAGCCTGCCCAACCGGCCGTCGGTCCCGGTGCTCGCCGGTGTGATGCTCCGCGTCACCGACGGCAACCTGCAGGTCTCCGGGTTCGACTACGAGGTCTCCAGCCAGGTGACCGTCGAGGTGCAGGGCGACGCCGACGGCGCGGCCCTCGTCTCCGGCCGCCTGCTCGCCGAGATCACCAAGGCGCTGCCGGCCAAGCCGGTGGACATCGCCGCGGTCGGCGCGCACCTGGAGCTGGTCTGCGGCAGCGCCCGGTTCACCCTCCCGACCATGCCGGTCGAGGACTACCCGAGCCTGCCCGAGATGCCGGAGAGCGCCGGCACGGTCGACGCGGCCGCCTTCGCCGCCGCCGTCGCCCAGGTGGCCGTCGCCGCCGGGCGGGACGAGACCCTGCCGATGATGACCGGCGTCCGGATCGAGCTGAGCGGCAGCACGCTCGCGATGCTCGCCACCGACCGCTACCGGCTCGCGCTGCGCGAGATCCAGTGGAACCCGGACGACCCCGACATCAGCCTCAACGCCCTGGTGCCGGCGCGCACGCTGCACGACACCGCCAAGGCGCTCGGGCCGCTCGGCGGAGAGGTCACGATGGCTCTCGCGGCCGGCGGCGCCGGCGAGGGCATGATCGGCTTCTCGGGTGGCACCCGGCGGACGACCAGCCGGCTGCTCGACGGCGCCAACTACCCGCCCGTGCGGTCGCTCTTCCCGAACAGCCACAACGCCGAGGCCCGGGTCTCGGTGAGCACCCTGATCGAGGTCGTCAAGCGCGTCGCACTCGTCGCCGAGCGCACCACCCCGGTGCTGCTCAGCTTCAGCACCGACGGGCTGGTGGTCGAGGCCGGTGGCTCCGAGGAGGCGCGGGCCAGCGAGGCGATGGAGGCCACCTTCACCGGTGACGCGCTGACCATCGGCTTCAACCCGCAGTACCTGATCGACGGCCTGTCGAACCTGGGTGCCCAGACCGCGATGCTCTCGTTCGTCGACGCTTTCAAGCCCGCGGTGATTTCGCCCGCCGGCGAGGATGGCGAGGTCATCCCCGGGTACCGGTACCTCATCATGCCGATCCGCGTCTCCCGCTGA
- a CDS encoding DUF721 domain-containing protein, protein MSNDPERPDGPASGGSASGGPQHVGAAAGGPPGPEQGRAVLDGAPDGASGPELARAVLDAAKARRETAAKSRRRTGTTGGAGGGERRLRGYSGPGPDPRDPQPLGAVLNRLVKARGWQQPAAEATVFGAWERVVGPEVAQHSRPVKLENGELTVEARSTAWATQLRLLAGSLLKQIAREVGHNVVRKLHIHGPAAPSWSRGPRRVRGRGPRDTYG, encoded by the coding sequence GTGTCGAATGATCCGGAGCGCCCGGACGGGCCAGCGAGCGGTGGGTCGGCGTCCGGTGGTCCGCAGCACGTCGGGGCGGCGGCTGGCGGACCACCCGGCCCGGAGCAGGGGCGCGCGGTGCTCGACGGGGCACCGGACGGGGCCTCCGGCCCGGAGCTGGCGCGGGCGGTGCTCGACGCGGCGAAGGCCCGGCGGGAGACGGCGGCCAAGAGTCGGCGGCGTACCGGCACGACCGGTGGTGCGGGCGGTGGCGAGCGGCGGCTCCGCGGCTACTCCGGCCCTGGCCCGGATCCTCGGGATCCTCAGCCGCTCGGCGCGGTGCTCAACCGGCTGGTGAAGGCGCGCGGCTGGCAGCAGCCGGCCGCCGAGGCGACCGTCTTCGGCGCCTGGGAGCGTGTCGTCGGGCCGGAGGTGGCCCAGCACAGCCGTCCGGTGAAGTTGGAGAACGGCGAGCTGACCGTGGAGGCCCGCTCCACCGCCTGGGCGACCCAGCTACGGCTGCTCGCCGGCTCGCTGCTCAAGCAGATCGCCCGTGAGGTCGGGCACAACGTGGTGCGCAAGCTGCACATCCACGGGCCGGCGGCGCCGTCGTGGTCGCGCGGCCCTCGGCGGGTACGGGGACGCGGCCCCCGCGACACGTACGGCTGA
- the recF gene encoding DNA replication/repair protein RecF (All proteins in this family for which functions are known are DNA-binding proteins that assist the filamentation of RecA onto DNA for the initiation of recombination or recombinational repair.) codes for MYVRRLELVDFRSYERVGVDLQPGANVLIGANGVGKTNLVEAIGYVATLDSHRVATDAPLVRMGAGAAVIRCAVVHDGRELLVELEIVPGKANRARLGRSPARRARDVLGALRLVLFAPEDLELVRGDPAERRRYLDDLLVSRQPRFAGVRADYERVVKQRNALLRTAYLARKTGGSRGGDLSTLAVWDTHLARHGAELLAGRLELVAALAPHVTKAYDAVAAGRGSAGIAYRPSLELAEPTTDRAVLAEALTTALAESRSAEIERGTTLVGPHRDELALTLGPLPAKGYASHGESWSFALALRLAGYDLLRSDGIEPVLVLDDVFAELDAGRRERLAELVGGASQLLVTCAVDDDVPVALRGARYEVGEGTVRRVE; via the coding sequence GTGTACGTCCGCCGGCTGGAACTGGTCGACTTCCGTTCGTACGAGCGCGTCGGCGTGGACCTCCAGCCGGGGGCGAACGTCCTGATCGGCGCCAACGGCGTCGGCAAGACCAACCTGGTCGAGGCGATCGGCTACGTGGCGACCCTGGACAGTCACCGGGTCGCCACGGACGCCCCGCTGGTGCGGATGGGCGCCGGCGCGGCGGTGATCCGCTGCGCGGTGGTGCACGACGGCCGGGAGCTGCTGGTCGAGCTGGAGATCGTCCCGGGCAAGGCCAACCGGGCCCGGCTCGGCCGATCCCCGGCCCGTCGGGCCCGGGACGTGCTCGGTGCGCTGCGACTGGTGCTCTTCGCCCCGGAGGACCTGGAACTGGTCCGGGGCGACCCGGCGGAGCGCCGTCGCTACCTGGACGACCTGTTGGTCAGCCGCCAGCCCCGGTTCGCCGGCGTACGCGCCGACTACGAGCGGGTGGTGAAGCAGCGCAACGCGCTGTTGCGGACCGCGTACCTGGCCCGCAAGACCGGCGGCTCGCGCGGCGGTGACCTCTCCACGCTGGCCGTCTGGGACACCCACCTGGCCCGGCACGGGGCGGAGCTGCTGGCCGGTCGGCTGGAACTGGTCGCGGCGCTCGCACCGCACGTGACCAAGGCGTACGACGCGGTCGCCGCCGGTCGTGGCTCGGCCGGCATCGCCTACCGGCCGTCGCTGGAGCTGGCCGAGCCCACCACCGACCGCGCGGTGCTGGCCGAGGCGCTGACCACCGCGCTCGCCGAGTCGCGATCCGCGGAGATCGAGCGGGGCACCACGCTGGTCGGGCCGCACCGCGACGAACTGGCCCTCACCCTCGGTCCGCTCCCCGCCAAGGGGTACGCCAGCCACGGCGAGTCCTGGTCGTTCGCGCTCGCGCTGCGGCTGGCCGGCTACGACCTGCTGCGCTCCGACGGGATCGAACCGGTCCTGGTGCTGGACGATGTGTTCGCGGAGCTGGACGCGGGCCGTCGGGAGCGGCTGGCCGAGCTGGTCGGCGGGGCGAGCCAGCTGCTGGTGACGTGTGCGGTGGACGACGACGTCCCGGTGGCGCTGCGCGGCGCCCGCTACGAGGTCGGCGAGGGGACGGTACGCCGTGTCGAATGA
- the gnd gene encoding phosphogluconate dehydrogenase (NAD(+)-dependent, decarboxylating): MQLGLVGLGRMGGNMRERLRASGHEVVGFDHNAELSDVTSLAQLAEKLEAPRAVWVMVPAGVTDATIDQLAEVLEAGDIIIDGGNSRFSDDGPRAERLNDRGIGYIDVGVSGGVWGRQNGYGLMVGGAQEHVERLMPIFDSLKPEGEFGFVHAGPVGAGHYAKMVHNGIEYGLMHAYAEGYELLTASELVTNVPGVFKSWREGTVVRSWLLDLLDRALDEDPELAELSGYTEDTGEGRWTVDEAVRLAVPLNVITASLFARFASRQDDSPAMKAVAALRQQFGGHAVRKR, translated from the coding sequence ATGCAGCTCGGCCTGGTAGGACTCGGCCGCATGGGCGGCAACATGCGTGAGCGGTTGCGCGCCTCCGGCCACGAGGTGGTCGGTTTCGACCACAATGCGGAGCTGAGCGACGTTACGTCCCTCGCGCAGCTGGCGGAGAAGCTCGAGGCGCCGCGGGCGGTGTGGGTGATGGTGCCCGCCGGTGTCACCGACGCCACGATCGACCAGCTCGCCGAGGTGCTCGAGGCCGGCGACATCATCATCGACGGCGGCAACTCGCGGTTCAGCGACGACGGCCCCCGGGCGGAGCGGCTGAACGACCGTGGGATCGGCTACATCGACGTCGGCGTCTCCGGCGGCGTCTGGGGCCGGCAGAACGGCTACGGGCTGATGGTCGGCGGTGCCCAGGAGCACGTCGAACGCCTCATGCCGATCTTCGACTCGCTGAAGCCGGAGGGCGAGTTCGGTTTCGTGCACGCCGGGCCGGTCGGCGCCGGGCACTACGCCAAGATGGTGCACAACGGCATCGAGTACGGCCTGATGCACGCCTACGCCGAGGGCTACGAGCTGCTCACCGCCTCCGAGCTGGTCACCAACGTGCCGGGCGTCTTCAAGTCGTGGCGCGAGGGCACCGTGGTCCGCTCCTGGCTGCTGGACCTGCTCGACCGGGCCCTCGACGAGGACCCGGAGCTCGCCGAGCTGAGCGGCTACACCGAGGACACCGGCGAGGGCCGCTGGACGGTGGACGAGGCGGTCCGGCTCGCCGTGCCGCTGAACGTCATCACCGCCTCCCTCTTCGCCCGGTTCGCGTCCCGCCAGGACGACTCGCCCGCGATGAAGGCCGTCGCCGCGCTGCGCCAGCAGTTCGGCGGGCACGCCGTCCGCAAGCGCTGA
- the yidC gene encoding membrane protein insertase YidC codes for MFSLDWIYYAISWILLTWHSAWDAIGVPVDAVIGTNFAWILAIIFLVVTVRVILFPVFVKQIKSQRAMQALQPQVKALQEKHKGDRETLQKEMMELYRKEKANPLMGCLPMFLQIPVFLGLFHVLRRLDPAKQAKTLYGWSVEQFDSASNAKLFTAPIAGKFGSTADELARLGANGTTVKVIAGILVLVMMGTTYLTSRQMILKTGWAEDPQQRMIQRLMLYGIPLSLLVSGAIFPIGVIIYWVTNNLFTLGQQQWVLRKYPPPPTATSKATSGARNPVQPAKTGGLFGRSKPAPQAPAKATAPKVAAPKPGAKPSNPKKGRPAKRQG; via the coding sequence TTGTTCAGTCTGGACTGGATCTACTACGCGATCTCGTGGATCCTGCTGACCTGGCACTCCGCCTGGGACGCCATCGGGGTCCCGGTCGACGCGGTGATCGGCACGAACTTCGCCTGGATCCTGGCCATCATCTTCCTGGTGGTCACCGTCCGGGTGATCCTGTTCCCGGTCTTCGTCAAGCAGATCAAGTCGCAGCGCGCGATGCAGGCGCTGCAGCCCCAGGTCAAGGCCCTTCAGGAGAAGCACAAGGGTGACCGGGAGACGCTCCAGAAAGAGATGATGGAGCTCTACCGGAAGGAAAAGGCCAACCCGCTCATGGGCTGCCTTCCGATGTTCCTCCAGATTCCGGTCTTCCTGGGCCTCTTCCACGTGCTCCGCCGGCTCGACCCGGCCAAGCAGGCCAAGACCCTCTACGGGTGGTCCGTGGAGCAGTTCGACAGCGCCTCCAACGCCAAGCTCTTCACCGCGCCGATCGCCGGCAAGTTCGGCTCGACGGCCGACGAGCTGGCGCGGCTCGGCGCCAACGGCACCACCGTCAAGGTCATCGCCGGCATCCTGGTCCTGGTCATGATGGGCACCACCTACCTGACCAGCCGCCAAATGATCCTCAAGACCGGCTGGGCCGAGGACCCGCAGCAGCGGATGATCCAGCGGCTGATGCTCTACGGCATCCCGCTGTCGCTGCTCGTCTCGGGTGCGATCTTCCCGATCGGTGTGATCATCTACTGGGTCACCAACAACCTCTTCACCCTCGGCCAGCAGCAGTGGGTGCTGCGCAAGTACCCGCCGCCGCCCACCGCCACCAGCAAGGCCACCTCGGGCGCACGGAACCCGGTGCAGCCGGCGAAGACGGGCGGGCTGTTCGGCCGGAGCAAGCCGGCCCCGCAGGCGCCGGCCAAGGCCACCGCGCCGAAGGTCGCCGCCCCGAAGCCGGGCGCGAAGCCGTCCAACCCGAAGAAGGGACGCCCCGCCAAGCGGCAGGGCTGA
- a CDS encoding MarR family winged helix-turn-helix transcriptional regulator, which translates to MRDQIDDVDPLALEEQVCFALSVAARSVVAVYRPLLEPMGLTHPQYLVMLALWQHAPLSVRDLSRLLQLDPGTLSPLLKRLEVNGYVRRRRDPADERSLAVTLTASGQALRARAEEIPPAIVARLGLPVDDLRRLHSALTQVIAAANGATSPGAADSGAGDAAPPSPGGAAVDEPD; encoded by the coding sequence ATGCGTGACCAGATCGACGACGTCGATCCGCTGGCGCTGGAGGAGCAGGTCTGCTTCGCGCTGTCGGTCGCCGCGCGCAGCGTCGTCGCGGTCTACCGGCCACTGCTGGAGCCGATGGGCCTGACCCATCCGCAGTATCTGGTGATGCTCGCGCTGTGGCAGCACGCGCCGCTGTCCGTACGCGACCTGAGCCGGCTGCTCCAGCTCGACCCGGGGACGCTGTCACCGTTGCTCAAGCGGTTGGAGGTCAACGGCTACGTCCGGCGCCGGCGGGACCCGGCCGACGAGCGCAGCCTCGCCGTCACGCTGACCGCCAGCGGCCAGGCCCTGCGCGCCCGTGCCGAGGAGATTCCGCCGGCTATCGTGGCGCGGCTCGGGCTGCCCGTCGACGACCTGCGGCGGCTGCACTCGGCGCTCACCCAGGTGATCGCGGCCGCGAACGGTGCCACGAGCCCCGGCGCCGCCGACTCGGGCGCCGGGGATGCCGCGCCCCCGAGTCCCGGCGGCGCGGCGGTCGATGAGCCCGACTAG
- the dnaA gene encoding chromosomal replication initiator protein DnaA: MAGTTDLAAVWTATTDELADEIISAQQRAYLRLTRLRAIVEDTALISVPDAFTRDVIESRLRPAITEALTRRLGRPIQVAVTVRVAEDAAGRPAGTVYRSAPEPAAPEGAPPSLLDDDLAMAAPEVSIPEQPQPERAAELSPPATEAHHPEPVQPGRNAQETLFSTAFAEPAPAARPPADRRGFEDQAARRGFEEQAARLNPPGPDTRGFDPRYREDAGSPRDQHVIRALPRDGGTDSGPGRGGTDHRTGLPGERRLPGADTGGNRLNPKYMFETFVIGSSNRFAHAASVAVAESPAKAYNPLFIYGSSGLGKTHLLHAIGHYATTLGNARSVRYVSTEEFTNDFINSLRDDKTSAFQRRYRDVDILLIDDIQFLENRERTQEEFFHTFNTLHNSNKQIVITSDRSPKQLATLEDRLRTRFEWGLLADIQPPDLETRIAILQKKAAQERLFAPPDVLEFIASRVSNSIRELEGALIRVTAFASLTRSTVELSLAEEVLRDFIPDGAGPEITADQIMVSTADYFGVSLEDLRGHSRSRVLVNARQVAMYLCRELTDLSLPRIGQAFGGRDHTTVMHADRKIRQQMAERRSLYNQIAELTNRIKQTT, encoded by the coding sequence GTGGCCGGTACGACCGACCTTGCCGCGGTGTGGACGGCGACGACGGACGAGCTCGCCGACGAGATCATCTCCGCCCAGCAGCGCGCCTACCTCCGACTGACCCGCCTGCGCGCCATCGTCGAGGACACTGCCCTGATCTCGGTCCCGGACGCCTTCACCCGGGACGTCATCGAGTCACGCCTGCGGCCGGCGATCACCGAGGCGCTCACCCGGCGGCTGGGCCGGCCGATCCAGGTCGCCGTCACCGTCCGCGTCGCGGAGGACGCCGCGGGACGCCCGGCGGGCACCGTCTACCGCAGCGCCCCCGAGCCGGCGGCCCCCGAGGGCGCCCCGCCGAGCCTGCTCGACGACGACCTGGCCATGGCCGCGCCGGAGGTGTCGATCCCGGAGCAGCCGCAGCCCGAGCGCGCCGCCGAGCTGAGCCCACCGGCGACCGAGGCGCACCACCCCGAACCGGTCCAGCCCGGGCGCAACGCCCAGGAGACGCTGTTCAGCACCGCCTTCGCCGAGCCGGCCCCGGCTGCCCGTCCCCCCGCCGACCGGCGGGGCTTCGAGGACCAGGCGGCCCGACGCGGCTTCGAGGAGCAGGCGGCCCGGCTGAACCCACCGGGTCCTGACACCCGCGGCTTCGACCCCCGCTACCGGGAGGACGCCGGCTCACCGCGCGACCAGCACGTCATCCGGGCGTTGCCGCGCGACGGCGGTACGGACAGCGGGCCCGGCCGTGGTGGCACGGATCACCGGACGGGTCTGCCGGGCGAGCGGCGCCTGCCCGGCGCCGACACCGGCGGCAACCGGCTCAACCCGAAGTACATGTTCGAGACGTTCGTCATCGGCTCGTCCAACCGGTTCGCGCACGCCGCGTCGGTCGCGGTCGCCGAGTCGCCGGCGAAGGCGTACAACCCGCTCTTCATCTACGGCAGCTCGGGGCTGGGCAAGACCCACCTGTTGCACGCCATCGGGCACTACGCGACAACCCTCGGCAACGCCCGCTCGGTGCGGTACGTGTCGACCGAGGAGTTCACCAACGACTTCATCAACTCGCTGCGGGACGACAAGACCAGCGCGTTCCAGCGGCGCTACCGCGACGTGGACATCCTCCTGATCGACGACATCCAGTTCCTGGAGAACAGGGAACGGACGCAGGAGGAGTTCTTCCACACCTTCAACACCCTGCACAACTCGAACAAGCAGATCGTGATCACGTCCGACCGCTCGCCGAAGCAGCTGGCGACGCTGGAGGACCGGCTGCGGACCCGGTTCGAGTGGGGGCTGCTCGCCGACATCCAGCCGCCGGACCTGGAGACCCGCATCGCGATCCTGCAGAAGAAGGCCGCCCAGGAGCGCCTCTTCGCCCCGCCGGACGTGCTGGAGTTCATCGCCTCGCGGGTGTCGAACTCGATTCGCGAACTGGAGGGCGCCCTGATCCGGGTGACCGCGTTCGCCAGCCTCACCCGTTCGACGGTGGAGCTGTCGCTGGCCGAGGAGGTGCTGCGGGACTTCATCCCGGACGGCGCCGGGCCGGAGATCACCGCGGACCAGATCATGGTGTCGACCGCCGACTACTTCGGGGTGAGCCTGGAGGACCTTCGCGGCCACTCGCGCTCGCGTGTCCTCGTCAACGCCCGCCAGGTGGCGATGTACCTGTGCCGGGAGCTGACCGACCTCTCCCTGCCCCGCATCGGGCAGGCGTTCGGCGGCCGCGACCACACCACGGTCATGCACGCCGACCGGAAGATCCGGCAGCAGATGGCCGAGCGCCGGTCGCTCTACAACCAGATCGCCGAGCTGACCAACCGGATCAAGCAGACCACCTGA